One part of the Nitrosophilus kaiyonis genome encodes these proteins:
- a CDS encoding patatin-like phospholipase family protein: MKKALVLSGGGARCIAQLGFIEVLYENGIFFDIFSGSSGGAIIAAFLAKGYRPKEIFEILKDIDFKKFIKFNFFKRSIFSFKNADKLLDSFNLDDFSNLEKKLYICVTDYDTYETLYIDGGKLSHFLLASSSLIPIFEPYNIDGKYYIDGGFTDNLPTAPCLDADFICAINVNPPIKVKNSFFGNFYKAGYIMLNNNIKYSKQKAHKYLEFKECGNFSIFDMKNFDKIYDIGLKEGKKEIDYFKRLYND; encoded by the coding sequence ATGAAAAAAGCTTTGGTTTTAAGTGGGGGAGGGGCAAGATGTATTGCTCAACTTGGATTTATTGAAGTTTTATATGAAAATGGAATTTTTTTTGATATTTTTAGTGGTTCTAGTGGTGGAGCAATAATTGCTGCATTTTTGGCAAAAGGATATAGACCAAAAGAGATATTTGAAATTTTAAAAGATATAGATTTTAAAAAATTTATAAAGTTTAACTTTTTTAAAAGATCAATTTTTTCTTTTAAAAATGCAGATAAACTTTTAGACTCATTTAATTTAGATGATTTTTCAAATCTTGAGAAAAAACTATATATTTGTGTAACTGATTATGATACTTATGAAACTTTATATATAGATGGCGGAAAACTATCTCATTTTTTGCTTGCATCTTCTTCATTAATTCCAATCTTCGAGCCATATAATATAGATGGGAAATATTATATAGATGGAGGATTTACAGATAATCTTCCAACAGCACCATGTCTAGATGCAGATTTTATATGTGCTATAAATGTTAACCCACCTATAAAAGTCAAAAATAGTTTTTTTGGTAATTTTTATAAAGCCGGATATATAATGTTAAATAACAATATAAAATATTCAAAACAAAAAGCACATAAATATTTAGAATTTAAAGAGTGTGGCAATTTTAGTATTTTTGATATGAAAAATTTTGATAAGATATATGATATAGGTTTGAAAGAGGGCAAAAAAGAGATAGATTATTTTAAAAGGCTATACAATGATTAA
- a CDS encoding argininosuccinate synthase domain-containing protein has translation MKKIRALALFSGGLDSLLAMKLIIEQGVEVIGLYFDTGFGGKAEEEKKRYLKDIADKIGAKLEIINIKEQFIKEILFNPKYGYGKNFNPCIDCHANMIRVAKALLPKYDAHFIISGEVAGQRPMSQRMDALKKVEELSTADRLILRPLSAKLLPITIPEEKGWVDREKLLDIHGRSREVQINLAKKWGIENYESPSGGCLLTDENFSKKIKDHIKFDKFETEDIDVLKWGRHFRLPDSAKLVVSRNKDENEKIKELNLNKYIKFSLPLPGPLSLINKDASNEDKKMAAKIALTYSKAKPDEVYEVEIGNEKFKTSPFENKKEAQKYFVK, from the coding sequence TTGAAGAAGATTAGAGCATTAGCACTTTTTAGTGGCGGGCTTGATAGCCTTCTTGCAATGAAACTTATAATTGAGCAAGGAGTTGAAGTAATTGGATTATATTTTGATACAGGATTTGGAGGCAAAGCTGAAGAGGAAAAAAAGAGATATTTAAAAGATATAGCTGATAAAATTGGAGCTAAACTCGAGATAATAAATATAAAAGAGCAATTTATAAAAGAGATTTTATTTAATCCAAAATATGGATATGGAAAAAATTTTAATCCTTGTATAGATTGTCATGCAAATATGATTAGAGTAGCTAAAGCGCTACTTCCAAAATATGATGCACATTTTATTATAAGTGGCGAAGTTGCAGGACAAAGACCAATGAGTCAAAGAATGGATGCACTTAAAAAAGTTGAAGAGTTAAGCACAGCTGATAGATTAATACTAAGACCACTTAGTGCAAAACTTTTACCTATCACAATTCCTGAAGAAAAAGGGTGGGTAGATAGAGAAAAACTTCTTGATATTCATGGAAGAAGCAGAGAAGTACAGATTAACTTAGCTAAAAAATGGGGGATAGAAAATTATGAGTCTCCAAGTGGAGGCTGTTTATTGACTGATGAGAATTTTTCTAAAAAAATCAAAGATCATATAAAATTTGACAAATTCGAAACTGAAGATATTGATGTTTTAAAATGGGGAAGACATTTTAGACTACCAGATTCTGCAAAATTGGTTGTTAGCAGAAACAAAGATGAAAATGAAAAAATAAAGGAGTTAAATTTAAATAAATATATAAAATTTTCTCTGCCACTTCCTGGACCACTTAGTTTAATAAATAAAGATGCTTCAAATGAAGATAAAAAAATGGCTGCAAAAATTGCTCTAACTTACTCAAAAGCAAAGCCAGATGAAGTTTATGAAGTTGAAATTGGAAATGAAAAATTTAAAACAAGCCCATTTGAAAATAAAAAAGAGGCTCAAAAATATTTTGTAAAATGA
- a CDS encoding type II toxin-antitoxin system RelE/ParE family toxin, with protein sequence MSYKLIYDDTFVKKAAKIIKKNPSMKDRINKTLHLLEDNPYHPSLRLHKLQGKLSRYYSISISMSYRIIIDLIITDKEIILLDIGSHDEVY encoded by the coding sequence ATGAGCTATAAGCTAATCTATGATGATACATTTGTTAAAAAGGCTGCAAAAATTATAAAGAAAAATCCCTCTATGAAGGATAGAATTAATAAAACTCTCCACTTATTAGAGGATAATCCCTACCATCCCAGCCTTAGACTGCACAAATTACAAGGCAAATTAAGCAGATACTATTCAATATCAATATCTATGAGCTATAGAATTATTATAGATTTAATTATCACCGATAAGGAGATAATTTTGCTTGATATTGGAAGTCATGATGAGGTTTATTGA
- a CDS encoding MBL fold metallo-hydrolase, translating to MKLSAIKFYIPFDNYSYKDDFQSLWGFSCFINILKKNILFDTGSNGRVLLKNIKKLGLNLKDVSLLFLSHPHWDHIGGLDTVLEENSDLTIVLPESFSKKLIDDLKSMAKEVIVVGSHPLQIENGIYSTGSMGEIGEESMIIDTIDGGVLVVGCSHPGIVNIVKRAINIINKEIVYVIGGFHLYNESLAHIEKIAEELKSLGVKYITPTHCSGETAIKIFEKKFGKNFILGGAGRYIELGHL from the coding sequence ATGAAACTTTCTGCAATAAAATTTTATATTCCCTTTGACAATTATAGTTATAAAGATGATTTTCAATCATTATGGGGCTTTTCATGCTTTATAAATATTTTGAAAAAAAATATACTTTTTGATACAGGAAGCAATGGTAGAGTTTTATTAAAAAACATTAAAAAATTAGGACTCAATTTAAAAGATGTATCATTGCTGTTTTTATCTCATCCTCATTGGGACCATATTGGTGGATTGGATACAGTTTTGGAAGAAAATAGTGATTTAACAATAGTGCTTCCGGAGTCGTTTTCTAAAAAATTGATAGATGATTTAAAATCAATGGCTAAAGAGGTAATAGTTGTTGGAAGTCACCCTTTACAGATAGAAAATGGAATATATTCAACTGGCTCAATGGGAGAAATTGGTGAAGAGTCTATGATAATTGATACTATTGATGGAGGTGTTTTGGTAGTTGGATGTTCTCATCCTGGTATTGTTAATATTGTAAAAAGAGCAATAAATATTATCAATAAAGAGATTGTTTATGTAATAGGTGGCTTTCATTTATATAATGAGAGTTTGGCTCATATTGAAAAAATAGCTGAAGAGCTAAAAAGTTTAGGAGTTAAGTATATTACTCCAACACACTGCAGTGGTGAAACAGCTATAAAAATATTTGAGAAAAAGTTTGGAAAAAATTTTATTTTAGGTGGAGCAGGAAGATATATAGAGTTAGGGCACCTTTAA
- the rpsU gene encoding 30S ribosomal protein S21: MPGIVVNPNESFEEAYRRFKKQVDRNLIVTEARARRFYKPPTEIRKEEKIKARKKALRRLWMLRRYEAKL, encoded by the coding sequence ATGCCAGGCATTGTAGTAAATCCTAATGAGAGTTTTGAAGAAGCATATAGAAGATTTAAAAAACAGGTTGATAGAAACCTAATAGTTACTGAGGCAAGAGCAAGAAGATTTTATAAACCTCCTACAGAGATAAGAAAAGAAGAAAAAATTAAAGCAAGAAAAAAAGCTTTAAGAAGACTTTGGATGCTAAGAAGATACGAAGCAAAACTTTAA
- a CDS encoding DUF2267 domain-containing protein, protein MNFEKDVQKAHEFLKELSQEIGCAGDERRAGRVLRAVLRVLRRRVSPEEYMDFIAQLPMCIKAMAVDGWKLSSFPDKNIKSAEDFIKAVMDEDKRASENDFGDEEQANDIVKKVFHFLKKHISSGEVKDMEAELPKAVKELIENS, encoded by the coding sequence ATGAATTTTGAAAAAGATGTTCAAAAAGCTCATGAGTTTTTAAAAGAGTTATCACAAGAGATAGGATGCGCAGGTGATGAAAGAAGAGCTGGAAGAGTTTTAAGAGCAGTACTAAGGGTTTTAAGAAGAAGAGTTTCTCCAGAAGAGTATATGGATTTTATAGCTCAGCTACCAATGTGTATTAAAGCAATGGCAGTAGATGGTTGGAAGCTATCATCTTTTCCTGATAAAAATATAAAAAGTGCTGAAGATTTTATAAAAGCGGTTATGGATGAAGATAAAAGAGCATCAGAGAATGATTTTGGTGACGAAGAGCAAGCAAATGATATTGTGAAAAAAGTTTTTCATTTTCTAAAAAAACATATCAGCAGTGGCGAAGTTAAAGATATGGAAGCTGAACTGCCAAAAGCTGTTAAAGAATTGATAGAAAACTCCTAA
- the hemJ gene encoding protoporphyrinogen oxidase HemJ, producing the protein MEYYNWILAFHVMSFISWMAMLFYLPRLYVYHTEFKDNYDFVEVVKIQEEKLYKFIGIPAFWATILSGGALIVLNPALFKSGIWLHIKLTAVIFLILYHLSLGYFRKKLLNDECTKSGKFFRVYNEVPTILMIIIVIMVVIKPI; encoded by the coding sequence ATGGAGTATTACAATTGGATTTTAGCATTTCATGTTATGAGTTTTATTAGTTGGATGGCTATGCTTTTTTATCTGCCAAGATTGTATGTTTATCATACAGAATTTAAAGATAATTATGATTTTGTAGAGGTTGTAAAAATTCAAGAAGAAAAGCTTTATAAATTTATAGGTATTCCAGCTTTTTGGGCTACAATATTAAGTGGAGGGGCTTTAATAGTTTTAAATCCTGCTCTTTTTAAAAGTGGAATATGGCTTCATATAAAACTTACTGCAGTTATTTTTTTGATTTTATACCATTTAAGTTTGGGATATTTTAGAAAAAAACTTTTAAATGATGAATGTACAAAAAGCGGGAAATTTTTTAGAGTTTATAATGAAGTACCTACAATTTTAATGATAATAATAGTGATAATGGTTGTAATAAAACCTATATGA
- a CDS encoding zinc-dependent peptidase, which produces MNYYIKLIIFLSIIIFIYFLILLFQYIKTDFLYYLYQKRKLPKHIEEILLKEFPLYKKIPKILRKRLIACILVFIKNKEFIGKGVVIDDRKKILIAANACILTIGHNRCEYKNVKTIYIYPDTIFKKENIQNGWIVTQQNEILLGEAWQGGEVVISWKDLVLGDKNPNDGKNVGIHEFAHQLDFADFVADGTPELPPKLYPKWTKIMKKEFKKLKELYKKHKKGFLDYYAINSEAEFFAVATEAFFEKPINLKKSEPNLYNILKEYYKLDPATWV; this is translated from the coding sequence ATGAATTATTATATAAAACTTATTATTTTTTTATCAATTATCATTTTTATCTATTTTCTTATATTACTTTTCCAATATATAAAAACAGATTTTTTATACTATCTATATCAAAAGAGAAAGCTTCCAAAACATATTGAAGAGATACTTTTAAAAGAGTTTCCTTTATATAAAAAAATCCCAAAAATTTTAAGAAAAAGATTAATAGCTTGTATTTTAGTTTTCATAAAAAATAAAGAGTTTATAGGAAAAGGAGTAGTTATTGATGATAGAAAAAAGATTTTAATTGCTGCAAATGCATGTATTTTAACAATCGGTCACAATAGATGTGAATACAAAAATGTAAAAACCATATACATATATCCTGATACAATTTTTAAAAAAGAAAATATTCAAAATGGCTGGATAGTAACTCAACAAAATGAGATATTACTCGGTGAAGCTTGGCAGGGTGGAGAAGTAGTCATATCTTGGAAGGATCTTGTTTTAGGAGATAAAAATCCAAATGATGGAAAAAATGTTGGTATTCATGAATTTGCTCATCAGCTTGATTTTGCTGATTTTGTAGCAGATGGCACACCTGAGCTTCCGCCAAAACTTTATCCAAAATGGACAAAAATTATGAAAAAAGAGTTTAAAAAATTAAAAGAGTTATATAAAAAACATAAAAAAGGATTTTTAGACTATTATGCTATAAATAGTGAAGCAGAATTTTTCGCTGTTGCAACAGAGGCTTTTTTTGAAAAACCTATAAATTTAAAAAAAAGCGAACCAAATCTTTATAATATTTTAAAAGAGTATTACAAATTAGACCCAGCTACCTGGGTCTAA
- a CDS encoding DUF4395 domain-containing protein, translating into MNQSCPVSFSKVDSIKVRISAFIYSFLIIYFFIFQNALFLALILLDLVLKNIDKRYAPIFIVSSTISKILNLKPIYEDNAPKKFASKIGIVIILLSLIFYKLDKNISDLLILIFLICAFLEAVFSYCVGCKMYSIFNYFQKKFYQ; encoded by the coding sequence ATGAATCAAAGTTGTCCAGTATCATTTTCTAAGGTAGATTCGATAAAAGTTAGAATAAGCGCATTTATTTACTCTTTTTTAATTATCTATTTTTTTATTTTTCAAAATGCATTATTTTTAGCTTTAATTTTATTAGATTTAGTACTTAAAAATATAGATAAAAGATATGCTCCTATATTTATTGTATCAAGTACTATTTCTAAAATTTTAAACCTAAAACCAATTTATGAAGATAATGCCCCTAAAAAATTTGCATCAAAGATAGGGATTGTAATAATTTTATTATCTTTAATATTTTATAAATTGGATAAAAATATCTCTGATTTATTAATTTTAATATTTTTAATATGTGCATTCTTAGAAGCAGTTTTTAGCTATTGTGTAGGATGTAAAATGTATAGTATATTTAACTATTTTCAAAAAAAGTTTTACCAATAA
- a CDS encoding CHAD domain-containing protein produces MSLEIEKKFLLKPFNIKNFLKKYKIPYKKIKIKQIYLAKNPPIRIRKYGKKYILTTKKGSGLIRKEYEKNINKKEFLQYLKNYKKIGELKKIRYIFKIKNFTYELDIFKKDLKGLFFLEVEFKNKKSANKFRIDKRFKDFLIEDVTENREFSNFSLAKNKKIPSKNCNNILEVELIDPLCSTKDSLKTLFHSFNRNIIYYQKKFLEDNDPEHIHKIRVNLRKTRVFLKEYKKYLNEEENKNFSSFFKNFMQKSNKKRDIDVLKENFFKYKISIPKDLKKYLENLLLEETNKIKNLLKSDEFEKLKEIYSNMQKESFYNQNSNVPIIISSYNIIEKKISKIFDITKKLNQNSPADEFHKLRIEFKKFRYLLEAFSHFYNIKEIENLIKKTKNIQDILGSLQDIETGIKLLNEIANTAFQNENKIIEDITIRLEDEKIINKKLFFKKYKNLKKYLKNSIIF; encoded by the coding sequence ATGTCTTTAGAAATTGAAAAAAAATTTCTCCTAAAACCTTTCAATATTAAAAACTTTCTAAAAAAATATAAAATTCCTTATAAAAAAATCAAAATAAAGCAAATTTATCTTGCAAAAAATCCCCCTATTAGAATCAGAAAATATGGGAAAAAGTATATTTTAACAACAAAAAAGGGATCTGGACTTATTAGAAAAGAGTATGAAAAAAATATAAACAAAAAAGAGTTTTTGCAATATCTAAAAAATTATAAAAAAATAGGAGAACTAAAAAAAATTAGATATATTTTTAAAATAAAAAATTTTACTTACGAATTAGATATTTTTAAAAAAGATTTAAAGGGACTCTTTTTTTTAGAGGTTGAATTTAAAAATAAAAAAAGTGCAAATAAATTTAGAATTGATAAAAGATTTAAAGATTTTCTAATTGAAGATGTTACAGAAAATAGAGAATTTTCAAATTTTTCATTAGCAAAAAATAAAAAAATTCCATCAAAAAATTGTAATAATATATTAGAAGTGGAATTAATTGATCCTCTTTGTTCAACAAAAGACTCTTTAAAAACTCTGTTTCATTCATTTAATAGGAATATTATCTATTATCAAAAAAAATTTTTAGAAGATAATGATCCAGAACATATTCATAAGATAAGAGTTAATTTAAGAAAAACAAGAGTATTTCTAAAAGAGTATAAAAAATATTTAAATGAAGAAGAAAATAAAAACTTTTCAAGTTTTTTCAAAAATTTTATGCAAAAAAGCAATAAAAAAAGAGATATTGATGTTTTAAAAGAAAACTTTTTTAAATATAAAATATCAATTCCAAAAGATTTAAAAAAATATTTAGAAAATCTACTATTAGAAGAAACCAATAAAATTAAAAATCTATTAAAAAGTGATGAATTTGAAAAATTAAAAGAGATCTATTCTAACATGCAAAAAGAGTCTTTTTATAATCAAAATAGTAATGTCCCAATAATAATTTCATCTTATAATATTATAGAAAAAAAGATTTCTAAAATATTTGATATTACAAAAAAATTAAATCAAAATAGTCCAGCAGATGAATTTCATAAACTAAGAATTGAATTTAAAAAATTTAGATACCTTTTAGAAGCTTTTAGCCATTTTTACAATATAAAAGAGATTGAAAATCTTATAAAAAAGACAAAAAATATACAAGATATATTGGGCTCTCTTCAAGATATCGAAACAGGAATAAAACTTCTAAATGAAATAGCCAATACAGCTTTTCAAAATGAAAATAAAATTATTGAAGATATTACAATTAGATTAGAAGATGAAAAAATCATAAATAAAAAACTTTTTTTCAAAAAGTATAAAAATTTAAAAAAATATCTAAAAAACTCTATCATATTTTAA
- a CDS encoding YqaA family protein yields MKELIIIFLSAFGAATILPIYSEATVLYYLNSGYPKILILISAGFGNTLGSLLNFFIGKKGVDYLLKKGYVKEKNLLKAEKFFKKYGGFALLFSWAPIIGDPLTFIAGSLHYDIKKFIIIVAIAKFARYYLLIEGFNIFIK; encoded by the coding sequence ATGAAAGAGTTAATTATTATTTTTCTTTCTGCTTTTGGAGCAGCTACAATTCTTCCTATATATAGCGAAGCAACTGTTTTATATTATTTAAATAGTGGCTATCCTAAAATATTAATATTAATTAGTGCAGGCTTTGGAAATACACTAGGTTCACTACTTAATTTTTTTATTGGTAAAAAAGGAGTTGATTATCTTCTAAAAAAGGGTTATGTAAAAGAAAAAAATCTTTTAAAAGCTGAAAAATTTTTTAAAAAGTATGGCGGTTTTGCACTTCTTTTTTCTTGGGCTCCAATAATTGGCGATCCATTAACTTTTATAGCAGGCTCTTTGCATTATGATATAAAAAAATTTATAATAATTGTTGCAATTGCAAAATTTGCAAGATACTATCTTTTAATAGAAGGGTTTAATATATTTATAAAATGA
- a CDS encoding tyrosine-type recombinase/integrase — protein sequence MPKKINALNDLQIKNAKPKEKNYKLIDGENLYILIKSNGKKIFRLDYSYLGKRNTYTIGEYPQITLSQARKIKYELKEMIRQGIDPNRHKKEQRIKQQLQANKKSCKYVIDKFIEHKAKEVSEARLKKNYIGTFNNYIIPFIGNLPIDEINKEDILKIVKNTYKTKLPNDYRSNDKTYKAREVFRIINNLFDFAIHNDFIQSNPASKIDIDKVIPKHKPIKLKAITDDRIKTIYKKIISLKNPYISLPLQYLALTAVRFGNVSNLKWSYIDFDKKVIIYPAEAMKTKKEPFRIPITDEIKKVLKEAAKLNNYSDIVFCSPISIYKPISSNTLRKTLKIDLNEPQQDLHGFRSSFETIALERQKEHKFSFEAIEAQLHHNIGNKVTQSYLRSDFLEERRKLLKWWEEYLKG from the coding sequence ATGCCAAAAAAGATAAATGCTCTTAATGATTTGCAGATTAAGAATGCAAAGCCAAAAGAAAAAAATTATAAATTAATTGATGGTGAAAACCTCTATATCCTTATAAAAAGTAATGGCAAAAAAATTTTTAGATTAGATTATAGTTACTTAGGAAAAAGAAATACCTACACTATTGGAGAATATCCCCAAATAACTCTATCACAAGCAAGAAAAATAAAATATGAACTAAAAGAGATGATAAGACAAGGAATAGATCCAAACAGACATAAAAAAGAGCAAAGAATAAAACAGCAATTGCAAGCCAATAAAAAGAGCTGCAAATATGTAATAGATAAATTCATTGAGCATAAAGCAAAAGAGGTAAGTGAAGCAAGATTAAAGAAAAATTATATTGGTACATTTAATAACTACATCATCCCTTTTATAGGAAATTTACCAATAGATGAAATTAATAAAGAGGATATTTTAAAAATAGTCAAAAATACATATAAAACAAAACTTCCAAATGATTATAGAAGCAATGATAAAACCTATAAAGCAAGAGAAGTTTTTAGGATTATTAACAATCTTTTTGATTTTGCTATCCATAACGATTTTATACAAAGCAATCCAGCCAGCAAGATAGATATTGATAAAGTAATACCAAAGCACAAGCCAATTAAATTAAAAGCTATAACCGATGACAGGATAAAAACGATTTATAAAAAGATAATCTCTTTGAAAAATCCTTATATATCTTTGCCTCTTCAATATTTGGCACTAACTGCGGTTAGATTTGGGAATGTATCCAATTTAAAATGGAGCTATATTGATTTTGATAAGAAGGTAATAATATATCCAGCTGAAGCAATGAAAACGAAAAAAGAGCCTTTTCGTATTCCTATAACTGATGAAATAAAAAAGGTACTAAAAGAAGCTGCGAAATTAAATAATTATAGCGATATTGTTTTTTGCAGCCCTATCAGTATTTACAAGCCAATTTCAAGTAATACTTTAAGAAAAACCCTAAAAATAGATTTAAACGAACCTCAGCAGGACTTACATGGCTTTAGAAGCAGCTTTGAAACTATTGCATTAGAAAGGCAAAAAGAGCATAAATTTAGCTTTGAAGCAATAGAGGCACAACTGCACCATAACATAGGAAATAAAGTTACACAAAGCTATTTAAGAAGCGATTTTTTAGAGGAAAGAAGAAAACTTTTAAAATGGTGGGAAGAATATTTAAAAGGTTAA
- a CDS encoding pyridoxamine 5'-phosphate oxidase family protein — translation MNTKLEKFLESQHIMTICTSSENIPYCATCFYVYDKKRDILIFASDEDTLHIKLLKKNIYASGTIFLDTKKVSKIEGVQFQGSLLEDIDKESQKIYFEKFPFTKAINPKLWGIKIKFLKYTNNSFGFGKKIIIGKTFFENS, via the coding sequence ATGAATACTAAATTAGAAAAATTTTTAGAAAGCCAACATATAATGACAATTTGTACTTCATCTGAAAATATTCCCTATTGTGCAACATGTTTTTATGTGTATGATAAAAAAAGAGATATTTTAATTTTTGCATCAGATGAAGATACTCTTCATATAAAACTTCTTAAAAAGAATATTTATGCAAGTGGCACAATTTTTTTAGATACAAAAAAAGTATCAAAAATAGAAGGTGTGCAATTTCAAGGTAGTCTATTAGAAGATATTGATAAAGAGAGTCAAAAAATATATTTTGAAAAATTTCCATTTACAAAAGCTATTAATCCAAAACTTTGGGGAATAAAAATAAAATTTTTAAAATATACAAATAACAGTTTTGGTTTTGGTAAAAAGATAATTATTGGTAAAACTTTTTTTGAAAATAGTTAA
- a CDS encoding diacylglycerol kinase, with protein MINKPKYSLFKNAKYAIDGLIEAFKNEVSFKIEIVFFTILTIVIWFLPISLLSKTILQTSIFIPLIVELINSAIERVVDLVTKDFHPLAKYAKDAGAAAVLLSLFLTLGIWIAVFIYEFF; from the coding sequence ATGATAAATAAACCAAAATATTCACTTTTTAAAAATGCAAAATATGCAATAGATGGACTTATTGAAGCATTTAAAAATGAAGTATCTTTTAAAATAGAAATTGTTTTTTTTACTATTTTAACAATTGTAATATGGTTTTTACCCATTTCTCTTTTATCAAAAACTATATTGCAAACATCTATATTTATTCCATTAATAGTTGAGCTAATTAATAGTGCAATTGAAAGAGTTGTAGATTTAGTAACAAAAGATTTTCATCCTTTAGCAAAATATGCAAAAGATGCAGGCGCAGCTGCAGTTTTACTATCTCTATTTTTAACTCTTGGAATATGGATAGCTGTTTTTATATATGAATTTTTTTGA